A genomic stretch from Mus pahari chromosome 6, PAHARI_EIJ_v1.1, whole genome shotgun sequence includes:
- the Tal2 gene encoding T-cell acute lymphocytic leukemia protein 2 — protein sequence MTRKIFTNTRERWRQQSVNNAFAKLRKLIPTHPPDKKLSKNETLRLAMRYINFLVKVLGEQSLQQTGVAAQGNLLGLFPPKPRLPDVDDRTLLNDYRVSPPGPSHGAP from the coding sequence ATGACCAGAAAGATCTTCACAAATACCAGGGAGCGGTGGAGGCAGCAGAGTGTCAACAATGCCTTTGCCAAGCTGAGGAAACTCATCCCTACTCACCCTCCAGATAAGAAGCTGAGCAAGAACGAGACGCTTCGCTTGGCGATGAGGTATATCAACTTCTTGGTCAAGGTCTTGGGCGAGCAAAGTCTGCAGCAAACAGGAGTCGCTGCTCAGGGAAACCTTCTGGGGCTTTTCCCCCCAAAGCCACGCCTGCCAGATGTGGATGACAGAACTCTACTGAATGACTACCGAGTTTCTCCCCCTGGCCCAAGCCATGGGGCACCCTAG